The Rufibacter sp. DG15C region GGTGCTTGTAGGTCATGAGGTACTCGTTGCGGGCATCCCAGCCTCCGCCGGCATCGTCCCAATGGAAGAGCTTGATGTTGTAGTACTTCCAGGTGAGTTTGCCCGTGGCGAAGTTGATGGTTATCTGGTAGGCTTGGTCACGGGTGACGGCAATAGGAGCGCTGCCTGTGCCAAAATCAACCGGCACGGTGACGGCGTCTGCGTCTGGCGTAGTGGTTTCACCTACTTTGGCGGTGGTAGTGAAGGCGGTGCCAGAACCATCATTGGCAGCATTAAGCGTGTAGGTCTTACTCTTCTCTAGAGCTATAAACCCATTGGTCTTAAAGGTGGTACCGTCTTTCACCAGCTCGGCTACCACGGTGCCTCCTTGCAGCAGGTACAATTTGTCTGGCATGGCGGCAGGCGGCGTCACCGTCTCATCTTTCACGATGGAATAGGTGTACTGCTCACCATTTAAGTTCATGGTGACAATGTGCTTGCCAACCGCCGTAGCCGGAATGTCTTCAAACGTGCCGGCGGCCGCCTGTGACTCCATCACCAATTGGTTGGTAGTGCCTTTCACGCGCTTCATCAAATACCCCCAGTCGCCGTTGGCCCTGAAGATGAAGCCCTCTGTTTTTTCAATGTCCACTGAGGTCTGCCACACGCCGTTTCCTTTGTATTGCAGGGGTTCGTCTCCGCCCCAGCCGGCGGCAATGGCGCTGCCCACCATGCTCCATCTGTCAATCTTCAGGAAGCTGTAGGTGTTGGTGTTCAGGTTGACGGTTACGCGGTAGGTGCCGGCACCGGGGGCGGCAATGGCGGTCCCGTTCTTGCGCAGGCCTCCGCCGTTGGCGGCTCCGTATACCAAGGACTGGGCGTTCTGCTGCGAGTAGATTTTAAACGTTCCGCCGCTGGTAAAGCTGGTGTAGCCTTCAAACACGTGCGTCTGGTTTCCATTGGCATCCTTTAAAGGGCGCAATTGAATGGCCTGGGTGACGTCTGTCCCTTTTTCTGTGGCTGAGCCTGAGATGTACAGCGTGGTAGGATGGGTCTCATGGGCAAACCGTGTGATAGAAACGGTCTTGCTGGGTGAAACGCTCTCTTTGCTCAACGACTGCGCAATGACCGCCCACTTCAGTTTGACGGTGGTGTTGGCATCATACCCCGCCGCCGACAGCGCCTGGTCTAACTGCGTGGCCGTTGGGGTGAGGAACTGGTTTTTACCGGCGTCTCCGGTGGCCATGGTGAGAATAGGCGTTTTGAAATCTGCGTTTTCGGCTGAGTCCAGGACCAGCTTGTAGGTGACGCCGTAGTTCTTGCTGGACATAGCGGCTCCCCACTCAAACCGAACGGTAGCGTCTGGCTTGGTCTCATCTAAGGTGATGGTGGCATTTTCTGCGGGATTGCCCAACACGGCTGAACTCAGCTCCCAGTTGCCCACTGGTTCAATATTGTCTTTTTCTTCACAGGCGCTCATCACAAAGAGCAAGGCCACCAGATGAAAGAATGCGTTTATCTTTTTCATGATATAGAAGTATGGTACATGAATGACTTGAAAATACAGCTCCTGCCGGTCTTCCGTTTTTGGCCTGTTTTCATGAAAACAGGCCAAAAACGGAAGACCGAAAAACAGAAACATGAATGCAAAAAGCTGGTCTTAGTTGTATCCTGGGTTCTGGACCAAGTTAGGGTTGCGGTTAATCTCTGACTGCGGAATAGGCAGGAACAGTTCATGCGCCTTCACGCTGTAATCCTTGCGGGTATTGGTTCTAAGGTCAATCTCGTTGAGGTTGCCCATGACCTGCGCCGTCACGCCAAACCTTCTGAGGTCGTCCCAGCGCTGCCCCTCCTGGGCCAGTTCTAAGCGGCGCTCGTTCAAGATGGCCGTTCTCATGCTTTCCTTAGAATTGGCCGTGGTGTTGGCCAGGTTAACTCTCTTCCGGACAAGGTTCAAAGCGGTTTTGGCATCCTCTAAGCGTCCTAGCTCATTCAAGGCCTCGGCTTTTAAAAGAATGATGTCTGCCAACCTGAAGATGTACTGACGGTTGGTGCTGGCCCAACCGTTGGCGCTTTTCCAGCGGTAGGCGAAGGGAACACTGCCGCCCGTACTCACAGACCAGAACTCATCTGCCCAAGGCGCATTCTCAAACAAGATGGTGGTATTTTTCCGCACGTTGTCCTTTTCAGCGTCATATGCATTCACCAAATCATGCGAAGGCGTCATGAATTTGCGCCAGGTGTCACCGCTTAAAGAAGGTGGCAACAGCATCTGCGGACCCCAGTTGGCTTCTGTGCCTCCTGTGAACTGCACTTCTAGGATAGATTCTGCATTGTTGTAGTGCGTGCCGTCAAACAAGTGCGTGAAGGTAGGTAGTAGCGAGTA contains the following coding sequences:
- a CDS encoding SusE domain-containing protein; this translates as MKKINAFFHLVALLFVMSACEEKDNIEPVGNWELSSAVLGNPAENATITLDETKPDATVRFEWGAAMSSKNYGVTYKLVLDSAENADFKTPILTMATGDAGKNQFLTPTATQLDQALSAAGYDANTTVKLKWAVIAQSLSKESVSPSKTVSITRFAHETHPTTLYISGSATEKGTDVTQAIQLRPLKDANGNQTHVFEGYTSFTSGGTFKIYSQQNAQSLVYGAANGGGLRKNGTAIAAPGAGTYRVTVNLNTNTYSFLKIDRWSMVGSAIAAGWGGDEPLQYKGNGVWQTSVDIEKTEGFIFRANGDWGYLMKRVKGTTNQLVMESQAAAGTFEDIPATAVGKHIVTMNLNGEQYTYSIVKDETVTPPAAMPDKLYLLQGGTVVAELVKDGTTFKTNGFIALEKSKTYTLNAANDGSGTAFTTTAKVGETTTPDADAVTVPVDFGTGSAPIAVTRDQAYQITINFATGKLTWKYYNIKLFHWDDAGGGWDARNEYLMTYKHPYTFEGTFALKANYDLKFNSPWDVQFGSNGTALSGTMTNGGPNFKGVTQAGTYKATITVTPDYKTAEYSFVKQ
- a CDS encoding RagB/SusD family nutrient uptake outer membrane protein — encoded protein: MTGILLGGAPACESFVDLDPISDLTADNAYKSANDAEAALVGVYESFQAEYYIWDNLVFSEILSDNYYAGGDNAEIFAVDNINITPTNSRLWNNWSQIYNAISKANVVLQKVPLITDPKLTDARKAQILGEAAFLRAYHYYQLVKLWGGVPLVLEPVNSLDPATTQKPKATEVEVYNQIVTDLMFALDNRLPDTYGGDASVNKARATKGAANALLAKAWAQRPDRDYNKVLQYADAVISSPASYSLLPTFTHLFDGTHYNNAESILEVQFTGGTEANWGPQMLLPPSLSGDTWRKFMTPSHDLVNAYDAEKDNVRKNTTILFENAPWADEFWSVSTGGSVPFAYRWKSANGWASTNRQYIFRLADIILLKAEALNELGRLEDAKTALNLVRKRVNLANTTANSKESMRTAILNERRLELAQEGQRWDDLRRFGVTAQVMGNLNEIDLRTNTRKDYSVKAHELFLPIPQSEINRNPNLVQNPGYN